In Rhodamnia argentea isolate NSW1041297 chromosome 4, ASM2092103v1, whole genome shotgun sequence, the following proteins share a genomic window:
- the LOC115746714 gene encoding protein LURP-one-related 11-like — MLCREFPLRMYEVNLHNLLPGQLQGNPLRSYLQRICCARNNSADHLAKIHPKATLDLPSPTTSHDPTATKPEVFTVWMKSLIMNSKGCTVFDSSGGIVYRVDNYDCERSSEVCLMDREGKVLITILKKKCSLFKTWKGYDGSIGSGERRTLFQVKKPLSFKKRESLYEVKVWTDKNQPSYYFIQGHGNSKSACKITNRLGGLMAEVKEKKSSLGVSLGDDVLTMSVEPNVDHSLAAGLLVVYGLFNRSL, encoded by the exons ATGTTATGTCGTGAATTTCCTCTTCGTATGTATGAAGTCAACCTCCATAATTTACTACCAGGACAGCTGCAGGGAAACCCTTTAAGAAGCTATCTTCAACGAATTTGCTGTGCACGAAATAATTCAGCCGATCATTTGGCAAAGATTCATCCGAAAGCAACGCTCGATCTCCCTTCCCCGACGACCTCTCACGATCCCACGGCAACTAAACCAGAGGTCTTCACCGTGTGGATGAAGTCCTTGATCATGAACAGCAAGGGATGCACCGTGTTCGACTCGAGCGGCGGAATCGTGTACCGGGTGGATAACTACGACTGCGAGCGAAGCAGCGAGGTCTGCTTGATGGACCGCGAAGGAAAGGTTCTCATCACCATTCTTAAGAAG AAATGTAGCTTGTTCAAGACATGGAAGGGTTACGATGGATCAATTGGGTCGGGGGAGAGGAGGACGCTGTTTCAAGTCAAGAAGCCATTGAGTTTCAAGAAGAGAGAGTCGCTGTACGAGGTCAAGGTCTGGACAGACAAGAACCAACCTAGCTACTACTTCATTCAAGGACATGGCAACTCCAAGTCAGCCTGCAAAATAACCAACAGACTCGGGGGTCTCATGGcagag GTGAAAGAGAAGAAATCGAGCTTGGGTGTTTCGCTGGGGGATGATGTCTTGACGATGAGCGTGGAGCCAAATGTCGACCATTCGCTCGCCGCGGGACTTCTCGTTGTTTACGGACTATTCAACCGCAGTTTGTGA